A window of the Clupea harengus chromosome 8, Ch_v2.0.2, whole genome shotgun sequence genome harbors these coding sequences:
- the LOC116221529 gene encoding phospholipase A and acyltransferase 3-like: MLFRSTRLVGPAFPEPGDLIEIFRGTYQHWVLYLGEGDIVHLAPPSEITGAGLNRFMSVMYDKATVLKDELTGVAGKDRFHVNNLLDKKHEPRHVCAILRDAHSLLGLELPYCLLRGNCEHFVTELRYGRAESQQIHYAVKVGVRALAASMKILTEASKRRGKKEKKRHH, from the exons ATGTTGTTCAGGTCCACAAGATTAGTAGGGCCAGCATTT CCAGAACCAGGAGACTTGATAGAGATCTTCCGCGGAACATATCAACACTGGGTCCTTTACTTAGGAGAGGGTGACATAGTCCATCTAGCTCCTCCTT CTGAAATTACAGGGGCCGGTTTAAACAGATTCATGTCTGTGATGTATGATAAAGCTACTGTGCTGAAAGATGAGCTGACAGGGGTGGCAGGAAAGGACAGATTCCATGTAAACAATCTGCTGGACAAGAAACATGAGCCGCGTCACGTGTGTGCCATATTGAGGGATGCCCACAGTCTTCTGGGCCTGGAGTTGCCCTACTGTCTGCTACGGGGCAACTGTGAACACTTTGTTACCGAGCTCCGATATGGCAGGGCAGAGTCTCAACAG ATTCATTACGCTGTGAAAGTAGGTGTCAGGGCTCTTGCAGCTAGTATGAAGATTCTGACGGAGGCTTCCAAACGtcgagggaaaaaagaaaagaaaagacatcACTAA
- the zfpl1 gene encoding zinc finger protein-like 1 yields MGLCKCPKRKVTNLFCFEHRVNVCEHCLVSNHNKCIVQSYLQWLQDSDYNANCSLCNNPLNAQDTVRLVCYDLFHWSCLNDLAARLPLYTAPAGYQCPTCQGPVFPPPNLASPIADTLREQLSSVNWARAGLGLPLIEEAPETQESATHDVTHDVTDYSDWSTFDTPAVEPAVTYPTTAYPAHTYSPDPTPASSQHQEEMVIQNNGRLTTEEHSVLNMITATTNDSITMSSTSSPRKIYDTRDSGSSVTQIDFDDDKYRRRPALSWFAQILKNRTGAKRKALTLKQRIFMLLVVGIIGFFTLIIIMAKLGRASAESDPNLDPMLNPNIRVGPM; encoded by the exons ATGGGTCTCTGCAAGTGTCCCAAAAGGAAGGTGACCAACCTATTCTGTTTTGAGCATCGTGTCAACGTCTGTGAACACTGCCTTGTGTCAAATCACAACAAG TGTATAGTTCAGTCATACCTACAATGGCTACAAGACAGTGACTACAATGCTAACTGCTCCCTGTGCAACAATCCACTCAACGCACAGGACACTGTGAGACTGGTTTGTTATG ATTTGTTTCACTGGTCGTGTCTGAATGACCTGGCGGCCCGGCTGCCCCTCTACACGGCCCCTGCTGGGTATCAGTGTCCCACCTGTCAAGGCCCAGTGTTCCCACCCCCTAACCTGGCCAGTCCCATTGCAGACACCCTGAGGGAGCAGCTCTCCTCTGTCAACTGGGCCAGAGCTGGACTGGGCCTGCCACTG ATTGAAGAGGCACCAGAGACACAAGAGAGTGCCACACATGATGTCACACATGATGTCACAGACTACAGTGACTGGTCCACCTTTGACA CGCCGGCAGTGGAACCCGCAGTTACCTATCCTACAACAGCTTatcccgcacacacatacagccctgACCCAACCCCTGCCTCCTCCCAGCATCAGGAAGAGATGGTCATTCAAAACAATGGAAGACTTACAACAGAGGAGCATTCAGTCCTTAATATGATTACTGCAACCACCAATGACTCAATTACTATGAGTTCAA CCTCATCTCCAAGAAAGATATATGACACACGAGACTCTGGTTCCTCTGTGACTCAAATTGACTTTGATGATGATAAGTATCGGCGGCGTCCAGCTCTGAGTTGGTTTGCGCAGATTCTCAA GAATCGCACAGGTGCAAAGAGGAAGGCCTTGACACTAAAGCAGAGGATCTTCATGCTGTTAGTGGTGGGCATCATTGGGTTCTTCACTCTGATCATCATCATGGCCAAACTGGGCCGAGCCTCGGCAGAATCAGACCCCAATCTGGATCCCATGCTCAATCCCAACATCCGGGTGGGCCCCATGTGA
- the LOC105906688 gene encoding neutral alpha-glucosidase AB-like isoform X2 → MYMQTCVMGLLLVALLPVLFSIADAVDRSNFKTCDQSAFCKRQRDVKPGQSPYRALLETMELSEARLTLQLINDNNKVRLLLELYRLQGNMTRVRINELKPLRPRYEVPDVLIQEPPTESLLLLERDEHGMVLSLGVDDQRLIINARPFRLDIMDGPKVLLSLNSRGLLVFEHLRLRKDTISHKISSTVGSMWDKIKSVFSSKTEADAEGVENDVEQNEAEKVEEVEEVTEEEEQPGMWEETFKSHSDAKPSGPSSISLDFSFPGVDHVYGIPEHADSLKLRTTDGGEPYRLYNLDVFQYELYNPMALYGAVPVLLSHTAERTMGLFWLNAAETWVDISSSRAVQGGGDAPQTDVRWISESGIIDVFIMLGPRPTDVISQYASLTGTQSFPPLSALAYHQCRWNYNDQEDVQAVDNGFDEYDIPYDFIWLDIEHTDGKRYFTWDPNKFSQPREMLQNLKDKKRKMVTIVDPHIKVDSSYKIHKEIRSKDFYIKNKDGGDYEGWCWPGNAGYPDFTNPEMRAWWATMFAYDQYEGTMDNLYTWNDMNEPSVFNGPEVTMHKDALHGGWEHRDVHNLYGFYVQMATAQGLIQRSGGVERPFVLTRAFFAGSQRYGAVWTGDNAAEWGHLKMSIPMCLSLGLVGISFCGADVGGFFKTPSPELLVRWYQAGAYQPFFRAHAHLDTPRREPWLFGPENTALIREAVRQRYTLLPYWYQLFYNAHRTGQPVMRPLWLEYPGDPATFAIEDEFLLGKDLLVHPVTDEGSHGVTAFLPGEGEVWYDVHTYKKHQGNLNLYIPVTMNSIPVFQRGGSIITRKERVRRSSSCMEDDPYTLYVAVNAQGTAEGELYIDDGHTFNYEKQNQFIHRRLTFTEGSLSSSNLSPDSQFSTASWVEKVIFIGVPKPSAATLRTADGAESPLEFEFDPASELLALRKPGVNAGADWTIHLR, encoded by the exons ATGTACATGCAAACTTGCGT GATGGGACTGCTGCTCGTGGCCCTGTTGCCTGTCCTTTTTAGCATTGCCGACGCTGTGGATCGTAGTAACTTCAAAACATGTGATCAAAGTGCCTTCTGCAA GCGTCAGCGAGATGTGAAGCCTGGACAGTCTCCGTATAGAGCTCTGTTGGAGACGATGGAGCTCAGTGAGGCACGCCTTACACTGCAGCTCATCAACGACAACAACAAG GTGCGATTACTGCTGGAGCTGTATAGACTGCAAGGGAACATGACACGGGTCAGAATTAATGAACTGAAGCCACTCAGGCCAAGATATGAGGTGCCAGATGTTCTCATCCAAGAGCCGCCTACTGAATC CCTCTTGCTGCTAGAGCGAGATGAGCATGGTATGGTTCTTTCCCTCGGGGTGGATGACCAGCGACTCATCATCAATGCCCGTCCCTTCCGTCTCGATATCATGGATGGGCCAAAGGTCCTGTTGTCCCTCAACTCCCGAGGCCTGCTGGTTTTTGAGCACCTCCGCCTGCGCAAGGACAC TATCTCTCATAAAATAAGTAGCACAGTCGGTAGCATGTGGGATAAGATCAAGAGCGTGTTCTCTAG TAAAACTGAGGCAGATGCCGAAGGAGTTGAAAATGATGTGGAACAGAATGAAGCTGAGAAG GTTGAAGAGGTAGAGGAGGTaacggaggaggaagagcagccAGGCATGTGGGAAGAGACATTCAAATCTCACAGTGACGCCAAGCCCAGCG GTCCATCCTCCATCAGTTTAGACTTCTCTTTCCCCGGGGTCGACCATGTCTATGGCATTCCAGAACACGCAGATAGCCTTAAACTTCGAACAACAga TGGAGGGGAGCCCTATCGGCTGTACAATCTGGACGTGTTCCAGTACGAGCTGTACAACCCCATGGCCCTGTATGGCGCCGTGCCTGTGCTCCTGTCCCACACCGCGGAGAGAACCATGGGCCTCTTCTGGCTCAACGCAGCGGAGACCTGGGTGGATATCAGCTCCAGCAGAGCTGTACAG GGTGGCGGTGACGCTCCACAGACAGACGTGCGTTGGATCTCCGAGAGCGGCATCATCGACGTCTTCATCATGCTGGGCCCCCGCCCCACGGACGTGATCTCTCAGTACGCCTCCCTCACAG GCACGCAGTCGTTCCCCCCGCTCTCTGCCCTGGCTTACCACCAGTGTCGGTGGAACTACAATGACCAGGAGGACGTGCAGGCTGTGGATAATGGCTTCGACGAGTACGACATTCCGTACGACTTCATTTGGCTGGACATCGAACACACAGACGGCAAGCGCTACTTCACCTGGGACCCAAATAAGTTCTCCCAGCCTCGCGAAATGCTTCAGAACCTGAAGGACAAAAAGCGAAAG ATGGTCACCATCGTGGACCCTCACATCAAAGTGGACAGTAGTTACAAGATCCACAAAGAGATCCGTTCAAAGGATttttacattaaaaacaaagatggcggtgACTATGAAGGATGGTGCTGGCCAG GGAATGCGGGCTACCCGGACTTTACCAACCCTGAAATGAGAGCCTGGTGGGCCACTATGTTTGCTTATGACCAGTATGAG GGCACCATGGACAACCTGTACACTTGGAATGACATGAATGAGCCATCAGTGTTCAATGGCCCCGAGGTGACCATGCACAAGGACGCACTGCACGGGGGATGGGAGCACAGGGACGTCCACAACCTGTACGGCTTCTACGTG CAAATGGCCACTGCTCAGGGTCTGATCCAGAGGTCGGGTGGAGTGGAGAGGCCTTTCGTCCTGACCAGAGCTTTCTTTGCTGGATCCCAGCGTTATG GTGCGGTGTGGACGGGGGATAATGCTGCAGAGTGGGGCCACCTGAAGATGTCCATCCCCATGTGCCTGAGTCTGGGCCTGGTGGGCATCTCCTTCTGTGGAG CCGATGTTGGGGGCTTCTTCAAGACTCCCAGCCCAGAGCTGTTGGTGCGCTGGTACCAGGCCGGTGCCTATCAGCCTTTCTTCCGGGCCCACGCTCACCTGGACACCCCGCGCCGCGAGCCTTGGCTCTTTGGCCCGGAGAACACGGCTCTGATCCGCGAGGCGGTGCGTCAGCGCTACACCTTGCTGCCCTACTGGTACCAGCTCTTCTACAACGCCCACCGCACCGGACAGCCAGTCATGAG ACCTCTGTGGCTAGAGTACCCTGGAGACCCTGCTACTTTTGCCATTGAGGATGAGTTCCTACTGG GGAAGGACTTGCTTGTTCATCCAGTCACAGATGAAGGGTCACATGGAGTAACCGCCTTCTtgcctggagagggagag GTTTGGTATGATGTCCATACATATAAGAAGCACCAGGGAAACCTGAATCTTTACATTCCTGTCACCATGAACTCT attCCTGTCTTTCAAAGAGGCGGCTCCATCATCACTAGGAAGGAGCGTGTGCGGAGGTCTTCTTCCTGTATGGAAGATGACCCCTACACTCTCTATGTGGCTGTAAATGCACAG GGAACGGCAGAGGGAGAGCTTTACATCGATGATGGCCACACTTTCAACTATGAGAAGCAGAATCAGTTTATTCACCGGCGTCTGACCTTCACTGAAGGCTCATTGTCATCGAG CAACCTGTCTCCAGATTCTCAGTTCTCCACAGCCTCTTGGGTAGAGAAAGTGATCTTCATTGGAGTCCCCAAACCTAGCGCTGCTACCCTCAGGACTGCTG ATGGCGCCGAGTCTCCTCTGGAGTTTGAGTTTGATCCCGCCTCTGAGCTGCTCGCTCTGCGCAAGCCTGGCGTGAACGCTGGGGCCGACTGGACCATTCACCTGCGGTAA
- the LOC105906688 gene encoding neutral alpha-glucosidase AB-like isoform X1: MAAPTDRMGLLLVALLPVLFSIADAVDRSNFKTCDQSAFCKRQRDVKPGQSPYRALLETMELSEARLTLQLINDNNKVRLLLELYRLQGNMTRVRINELKPLRPRYEVPDVLIQEPPTESLLLLERDEHGMVLSLGVDDQRLIINARPFRLDIMDGPKVLLSLNSRGLLVFEHLRLRKDTISHKISSTVGSMWDKIKSVFSSKTEADAEGVENDVEQNEAEKVEEVEEVTEEEEQPGMWEETFKSHSDAKPSGPSSISLDFSFPGVDHVYGIPEHADSLKLRTTDGGEPYRLYNLDVFQYELYNPMALYGAVPVLLSHTAERTMGLFWLNAAETWVDISSSRAVQGGGDAPQTDVRWISESGIIDVFIMLGPRPTDVISQYASLTGTQSFPPLSALAYHQCRWNYNDQEDVQAVDNGFDEYDIPYDFIWLDIEHTDGKRYFTWDPNKFSQPREMLQNLKDKKRKMVTIVDPHIKVDSSYKIHKEIRSKDFYIKNKDGGDYEGWCWPGNAGYPDFTNPEMRAWWATMFAYDQYEGTMDNLYTWNDMNEPSVFNGPEVTMHKDALHGGWEHRDVHNLYGFYVQMATAQGLIQRSGGVERPFVLTRAFFAGSQRYGAVWTGDNAAEWGHLKMSIPMCLSLGLVGISFCGADVGGFFKTPSPELLVRWYQAGAYQPFFRAHAHLDTPRREPWLFGPENTALIREAVRQRYTLLPYWYQLFYNAHRTGQPVMRPLWLEYPGDPATFAIEDEFLLGKDLLVHPVTDEGSHGVTAFLPGEGEVWYDVHTYKKHQGNLNLYIPVTMNSIPVFQRGGSIITRKERVRRSSSCMEDDPYTLYVAVNAQGTAEGELYIDDGHTFNYEKQNQFIHRRLTFTEGSLSSSNLSPDSQFSTASWVEKVIFIGVPKPSAATLRTADGAESPLEFEFDPASELLALRKPGVNAGADWTIHLR, from the exons ATGGCGGCTCCCACTGACAG GATGGGACTGCTGCTCGTGGCCCTGTTGCCTGTCCTTTTTAGCATTGCCGACGCTGTGGATCGTAGTAACTTCAAAACATGTGATCAAAGTGCCTTCTGCAA GCGTCAGCGAGATGTGAAGCCTGGACAGTCTCCGTATAGAGCTCTGTTGGAGACGATGGAGCTCAGTGAGGCACGCCTTACACTGCAGCTCATCAACGACAACAACAAG GTGCGATTACTGCTGGAGCTGTATAGACTGCAAGGGAACATGACACGGGTCAGAATTAATGAACTGAAGCCACTCAGGCCAAGATATGAGGTGCCAGATGTTCTCATCCAAGAGCCGCCTACTGAATC CCTCTTGCTGCTAGAGCGAGATGAGCATGGTATGGTTCTTTCCCTCGGGGTGGATGACCAGCGACTCATCATCAATGCCCGTCCCTTCCGTCTCGATATCATGGATGGGCCAAAGGTCCTGTTGTCCCTCAACTCCCGAGGCCTGCTGGTTTTTGAGCACCTCCGCCTGCGCAAGGACAC TATCTCTCATAAAATAAGTAGCACAGTCGGTAGCATGTGGGATAAGATCAAGAGCGTGTTCTCTAG TAAAACTGAGGCAGATGCCGAAGGAGTTGAAAATGATGTGGAACAGAATGAAGCTGAGAAG GTTGAAGAGGTAGAGGAGGTaacggaggaggaagagcagccAGGCATGTGGGAAGAGACATTCAAATCTCACAGTGACGCCAAGCCCAGCG GTCCATCCTCCATCAGTTTAGACTTCTCTTTCCCCGGGGTCGACCATGTCTATGGCATTCCAGAACACGCAGATAGCCTTAAACTTCGAACAACAga TGGAGGGGAGCCCTATCGGCTGTACAATCTGGACGTGTTCCAGTACGAGCTGTACAACCCCATGGCCCTGTATGGCGCCGTGCCTGTGCTCCTGTCCCACACCGCGGAGAGAACCATGGGCCTCTTCTGGCTCAACGCAGCGGAGACCTGGGTGGATATCAGCTCCAGCAGAGCTGTACAG GGTGGCGGTGACGCTCCACAGACAGACGTGCGTTGGATCTCCGAGAGCGGCATCATCGACGTCTTCATCATGCTGGGCCCCCGCCCCACGGACGTGATCTCTCAGTACGCCTCCCTCACAG GCACGCAGTCGTTCCCCCCGCTCTCTGCCCTGGCTTACCACCAGTGTCGGTGGAACTACAATGACCAGGAGGACGTGCAGGCTGTGGATAATGGCTTCGACGAGTACGACATTCCGTACGACTTCATTTGGCTGGACATCGAACACACAGACGGCAAGCGCTACTTCACCTGGGACCCAAATAAGTTCTCCCAGCCTCGCGAAATGCTTCAGAACCTGAAGGACAAAAAGCGAAAG ATGGTCACCATCGTGGACCCTCACATCAAAGTGGACAGTAGTTACAAGATCCACAAAGAGATCCGTTCAAAGGATttttacattaaaaacaaagatggcggtgACTATGAAGGATGGTGCTGGCCAG GGAATGCGGGCTACCCGGACTTTACCAACCCTGAAATGAGAGCCTGGTGGGCCACTATGTTTGCTTATGACCAGTATGAG GGCACCATGGACAACCTGTACACTTGGAATGACATGAATGAGCCATCAGTGTTCAATGGCCCCGAGGTGACCATGCACAAGGACGCACTGCACGGGGGATGGGAGCACAGGGACGTCCACAACCTGTACGGCTTCTACGTG CAAATGGCCACTGCTCAGGGTCTGATCCAGAGGTCGGGTGGAGTGGAGAGGCCTTTCGTCCTGACCAGAGCTTTCTTTGCTGGATCCCAGCGTTATG GTGCGGTGTGGACGGGGGATAATGCTGCAGAGTGGGGCCACCTGAAGATGTCCATCCCCATGTGCCTGAGTCTGGGCCTGGTGGGCATCTCCTTCTGTGGAG CCGATGTTGGGGGCTTCTTCAAGACTCCCAGCCCAGAGCTGTTGGTGCGCTGGTACCAGGCCGGTGCCTATCAGCCTTTCTTCCGGGCCCACGCTCACCTGGACACCCCGCGCCGCGAGCCTTGGCTCTTTGGCCCGGAGAACACGGCTCTGATCCGCGAGGCGGTGCGTCAGCGCTACACCTTGCTGCCCTACTGGTACCAGCTCTTCTACAACGCCCACCGCACCGGACAGCCAGTCATGAG ACCTCTGTGGCTAGAGTACCCTGGAGACCCTGCTACTTTTGCCATTGAGGATGAGTTCCTACTGG GGAAGGACTTGCTTGTTCATCCAGTCACAGATGAAGGGTCACATGGAGTAACCGCCTTCTtgcctggagagggagag GTTTGGTATGATGTCCATACATATAAGAAGCACCAGGGAAACCTGAATCTTTACATTCCTGTCACCATGAACTCT attCCTGTCTTTCAAAGAGGCGGCTCCATCATCACTAGGAAGGAGCGTGTGCGGAGGTCTTCTTCCTGTATGGAAGATGACCCCTACACTCTCTATGTGGCTGTAAATGCACAG GGAACGGCAGAGGGAGAGCTTTACATCGATGATGGCCACACTTTCAACTATGAGAAGCAGAATCAGTTTATTCACCGGCGTCTGACCTTCACTGAAGGCTCATTGTCATCGAG CAACCTGTCTCCAGATTCTCAGTTCTCCACAGCCTCTTGGGTAGAGAAAGTGATCTTCATTGGAGTCCCCAAACCTAGCGCTGCTACCCTCAGGACTGCTG ATGGCGCCGAGTCTCCTCTGGAGTTTGAGTTTGATCCCGCCTCTGAGCTGCTCGCTCTGCGCAAGCCTGGCGTGAACGCTGGGGCCGACTGGACCATTCACCTGCGGTAA
- the LOC105906688 gene encoding neutral alpha-glucosidase AB-like isoform X3, translated as MAAPTDRMGLLLVALLPVLFSIADAVDRSNFKTCDQSAFCKRQRDVKPGQSPYRALLETMELSEARLTLQLINDNNKVRLLLELYRLQGNMTRVRINELKPLRPRYEVPDVLIQEPPTESLLLLERDEHGMVLSLGVDDQRLIINARPFRLDIMDGPKVLLSLNSRGLLVFEHLRLRKDTKTEADAEGVENDVEQNEAEKVEEVEEVTEEEEQPGMWEETFKSHSDAKPSGPSSISLDFSFPGVDHVYGIPEHADSLKLRTTDGGEPYRLYNLDVFQYELYNPMALYGAVPVLLSHTAERTMGLFWLNAAETWVDISSSRAVQGGGDAPQTDVRWISESGIIDVFIMLGPRPTDVISQYASLTGTQSFPPLSALAYHQCRWNYNDQEDVQAVDNGFDEYDIPYDFIWLDIEHTDGKRYFTWDPNKFSQPREMLQNLKDKKRKMVTIVDPHIKVDSSYKIHKEIRSKDFYIKNKDGGDYEGWCWPGNAGYPDFTNPEMRAWWATMFAYDQYEGTMDNLYTWNDMNEPSVFNGPEVTMHKDALHGGWEHRDVHNLYGFYVQMATAQGLIQRSGGVERPFVLTRAFFAGSQRYGAVWTGDNAAEWGHLKMSIPMCLSLGLVGISFCGADVGGFFKTPSPELLVRWYQAGAYQPFFRAHAHLDTPRREPWLFGPENTALIREAVRQRYTLLPYWYQLFYNAHRTGQPVMRPLWLEYPGDPATFAIEDEFLLGKDLLVHPVTDEGSHGVTAFLPGEGEVWYDVHTYKKHQGNLNLYIPVTMNSIPVFQRGGSIITRKERVRRSSSCMEDDPYTLYVAVNAQGTAEGELYIDDGHTFNYEKQNQFIHRRLTFTEGSLSSSNLSPDSQFSTASWVEKVIFIGVPKPSAATLRTADGAESPLEFEFDPASELLALRKPGVNAGADWTIHLR; from the exons ATGGCGGCTCCCACTGACAG GATGGGACTGCTGCTCGTGGCCCTGTTGCCTGTCCTTTTTAGCATTGCCGACGCTGTGGATCGTAGTAACTTCAAAACATGTGATCAAAGTGCCTTCTGCAA GCGTCAGCGAGATGTGAAGCCTGGACAGTCTCCGTATAGAGCTCTGTTGGAGACGATGGAGCTCAGTGAGGCACGCCTTACACTGCAGCTCATCAACGACAACAACAAG GTGCGATTACTGCTGGAGCTGTATAGACTGCAAGGGAACATGACACGGGTCAGAATTAATGAACTGAAGCCACTCAGGCCAAGATATGAGGTGCCAGATGTTCTCATCCAAGAGCCGCCTACTGAATC CCTCTTGCTGCTAGAGCGAGATGAGCATGGTATGGTTCTTTCCCTCGGGGTGGATGACCAGCGACTCATCATCAATGCCCGTCCCTTCCGTCTCGATATCATGGATGGGCCAAAGGTCCTGTTGTCCCTCAACTCCCGAGGCCTGCTGGTTTTTGAGCACCTCCGCCTGCGCAAGGACAC TAAAACTGAGGCAGATGCCGAAGGAGTTGAAAATGATGTGGAACAGAATGAAGCTGAGAAG GTTGAAGAGGTAGAGGAGGTaacggaggaggaagagcagccAGGCATGTGGGAAGAGACATTCAAATCTCACAGTGACGCCAAGCCCAGCG GTCCATCCTCCATCAGTTTAGACTTCTCTTTCCCCGGGGTCGACCATGTCTATGGCATTCCAGAACACGCAGATAGCCTTAAACTTCGAACAACAga TGGAGGGGAGCCCTATCGGCTGTACAATCTGGACGTGTTCCAGTACGAGCTGTACAACCCCATGGCCCTGTATGGCGCCGTGCCTGTGCTCCTGTCCCACACCGCGGAGAGAACCATGGGCCTCTTCTGGCTCAACGCAGCGGAGACCTGGGTGGATATCAGCTCCAGCAGAGCTGTACAG GGTGGCGGTGACGCTCCACAGACAGACGTGCGTTGGATCTCCGAGAGCGGCATCATCGACGTCTTCATCATGCTGGGCCCCCGCCCCACGGACGTGATCTCTCAGTACGCCTCCCTCACAG GCACGCAGTCGTTCCCCCCGCTCTCTGCCCTGGCTTACCACCAGTGTCGGTGGAACTACAATGACCAGGAGGACGTGCAGGCTGTGGATAATGGCTTCGACGAGTACGACATTCCGTACGACTTCATTTGGCTGGACATCGAACACACAGACGGCAAGCGCTACTTCACCTGGGACCCAAATAAGTTCTCCCAGCCTCGCGAAATGCTTCAGAACCTGAAGGACAAAAAGCGAAAG ATGGTCACCATCGTGGACCCTCACATCAAAGTGGACAGTAGTTACAAGATCCACAAAGAGATCCGTTCAAAGGATttttacattaaaaacaaagatggcggtgACTATGAAGGATGGTGCTGGCCAG GGAATGCGGGCTACCCGGACTTTACCAACCCTGAAATGAGAGCCTGGTGGGCCACTATGTTTGCTTATGACCAGTATGAG GGCACCATGGACAACCTGTACACTTGGAATGACATGAATGAGCCATCAGTGTTCAATGGCCCCGAGGTGACCATGCACAAGGACGCACTGCACGGGGGATGGGAGCACAGGGACGTCCACAACCTGTACGGCTTCTACGTG CAAATGGCCACTGCTCAGGGTCTGATCCAGAGGTCGGGTGGAGTGGAGAGGCCTTTCGTCCTGACCAGAGCTTTCTTTGCTGGATCCCAGCGTTATG GTGCGGTGTGGACGGGGGATAATGCTGCAGAGTGGGGCCACCTGAAGATGTCCATCCCCATGTGCCTGAGTCTGGGCCTGGTGGGCATCTCCTTCTGTGGAG CCGATGTTGGGGGCTTCTTCAAGACTCCCAGCCCAGAGCTGTTGGTGCGCTGGTACCAGGCCGGTGCCTATCAGCCTTTCTTCCGGGCCCACGCTCACCTGGACACCCCGCGCCGCGAGCCTTGGCTCTTTGGCCCGGAGAACACGGCTCTGATCCGCGAGGCGGTGCGTCAGCGCTACACCTTGCTGCCCTACTGGTACCAGCTCTTCTACAACGCCCACCGCACCGGACAGCCAGTCATGAG ACCTCTGTGGCTAGAGTACCCTGGAGACCCTGCTACTTTTGCCATTGAGGATGAGTTCCTACTGG GGAAGGACTTGCTTGTTCATCCAGTCACAGATGAAGGGTCACATGGAGTAACCGCCTTCTtgcctggagagggagag GTTTGGTATGATGTCCATACATATAAGAAGCACCAGGGAAACCTGAATCTTTACATTCCTGTCACCATGAACTCT attCCTGTCTTTCAAAGAGGCGGCTCCATCATCACTAGGAAGGAGCGTGTGCGGAGGTCTTCTTCCTGTATGGAAGATGACCCCTACACTCTCTATGTGGCTGTAAATGCACAG GGAACGGCAGAGGGAGAGCTTTACATCGATGATGGCCACACTTTCAACTATGAGAAGCAGAATCAGTTTATTCACCGGCGTCTGACCTTCACTGAAGGCTCATTGTCATCGAG CAACCTGTCTCCAGATTCTCAGTTCTCCACAGCCTCTTGGGTAGAGAAAGTGATCTTCATTGGAGTCCCCAAACCTAGCGCTGCTACCCTCAGGACTGCTG ATGGCGCCGAGTCTCCTCTGGAGTTTGAGTTTGATCCCGCCTCTGAGCTGCTCGCTCTGCGCAAGCCTGGCGTGAACGCTGGGGCCGACTGGACCATTCACCTGCGGTAA